From one Oncorhynchus keta strain PuntledgeMale-10-30-2019 chromosome 30, Oket_V2, whole genome shotgun sequence genomic stretch:
- the LOC118378171 gene encoding solute carrier family 25 member 48-like isoform X4, with the protein MNCFHLDDFLAGWIGGASSVIVGHPLDTVKTRLQAGKGYKNTLHCVLQIYRKETIAGFFKGLSFPLASITVYNSVVFGFFNNTQRVISKFRHGDERQSCGMLDMTLASMLTGLMSVGLGAPVDLVKIRLQMQTLPCLAENLDLAGTTGNVNSNIAVRSMTLQGQPTYRGPIHCISSILRTEGIRGLYRGAGAMVLRDVPGYTLYFIPYALFRRWLSPEGRSSPHPCTVWVSGGLAGSISWVTATPADVFYLVGHGYSSRRVLSRGSRLLQQTCSISWVTATPADVFYLVGHGYSSRRVLSRGSRLLQQTCSISWVTATPADVFLSTGSISWVTATPADVFLSTGSISWVTATPADVFLSTGSISWVTATPADVVKSRLQADALHARKYRGIVHCVVQSYKTEGIHVFFRGASVNAVRGFPMSATMFLGYELSLQFFRGL; encoded by the exons GAGCTTCCAGTGTTATTGTGGGTCATCCTCTGGACACAGTCAAG ACTCGTTTACAAGCTGGGAAAGGATACAAGAACACCCTTCACTGTGTCCTCCAAATCTACAGAAAGGAAACG ATTGCTGGCTTCTTCAAGGGTCTCTCCTTCCCGCTGGCCAGCATCACTGTGTATAACTCAGTGGTGTTTGGGTTCTTCAACAACACACAGAGGGTTATAAGCAAGTTCCGCCATGGTGACGAGAGACAGTCGTGTGGTATGCTGGACATGACCCTGGCCAGCATGTTGACAGGGCTGATGTCAGTGGGACTCGGAGCTCCGGTCGACTTAGTTAAGATAAGACTGCAGATGCAGACTCTGCCCTGTCTAGCAG AGAACCTGGACCTCGCCGGGACGACCGGAAACGTGAACAGTAACATCGCCGTGCGCTCCATGACTCTCCAGGGCCAGCCGACCTACAGAGGGCCCATCCACTGCATCAGTTCCATACTGCGGACCGAGGGGATCCGGGGGCTTTACAGAGGAGCCGGGGCCATGGTCCTGAGAGATGTCCCTGGGTACACGCTGTACTTCATCCCCTACGCGTTGTTCCGTCGCTGGCTATCCCCTGAAGGGAGGTCATCACCTCATCCCTGTACTGTATGGGTGTCTGGAGGACTGGCAG GTTCTATCTCGTGGGTCACGGCTACTCCAGCAGACGTGTTCTATCTCGTGGGTCACGGCTACTCCAGCAGACGTGTTCTATCTCGTGGGTCACGGCTACTCCAGCAGACGT GTTCTATCTCGTGGGTCACGGCTACTCCAGCAGACGTGTTCTATCTCGTGGGTCACGGCTACTCCAGCAGACGTGTTCTATCTCGTGGGTCACGGCTACTCCAGCAGACGT GTTCTATCTCGTGGGTCACGGCTACTCCAGCTGACGTGTTTCTGTCTACAG GTTCTATCTCGTGGGTCACGGCTACTCCAGCTGACGTGTTTCTGTCTACAGGTTCTATCTCGTGGGTCACGGCTACTCCAGCTGACGTGTTTCTGTCTACAGGTTCTATCTCGTGGGTCACGGCTACTCCAGCAGACGTGGTGAAGAGCAGACTACAGGCTGACGCTCTCCACGCTAGGAAATACAGAGGGATTGTCCACTGCGTTGTTCAGAGCTACAAGACCGAGGGGATACAT GTGTTTTTCCGCGGAGCGTCCGTGAACGCTGTCCGAGGCTTCCCAATGAGTGCCACCATGTTTCTGGGCTACGAACTCTCTCTGCAGTTCTTCAGGGGTCTCTAG
- the LOC118378171 gene encoding solute carrier family 25 member 48-like isoform X2, translating into MNCFHLDDFLAGWIGGASSVIVGHPLDTVKTRLQAGKGYKNTLHCVLQIYRKETIAGFFKGLSFPLASITVYNSVVFGFFNNTQRVISKFRHGDERQSCGMLDMTLASMLTGLMSVGLGAPVDLVKIRLQMQTLPCLAENLDLAGTTGNVNSNIAVRSMTLQGQPTYRGPIHCISSILRTEGIRGLYRGAGAMVLRDVPGYTLYFIPYALFRRWLSPEGRSSPHPCTVWVSGGLAGSISWVTATPADVFYLVGHGYSSRRVLSRGSRLLQQTCSISWVTATPADVFYLVGHGYSSRRVLSRGSRLLQQTCFCLQVLSRGSRLLQQTCSISWVTATPADVFLSTGSISWVTATPADVFLSTGSISWVTATPADVFLSTGSISWVTATPADVVKSRLQADALHARKYRGIVHCVVQSYKTEGIHVFFRGASVNAVRGFPMSATMFLGYELSLQFFRGL; encoded by the exons GAGCTTCCAGTGTTATTGTGGGTCATCCTCTGGACACAGTCAAG ACTCGTTTACAAGCTGGGAAAGGATACAAGAACACCCTTCACTGTGTCCTCCAAATCTACAGAAAGGAAACG ATTGCTGGCTTCTTCAAGGGTCTCTCCTTCCCGCTGGCCAGCATCACTGTGTATAACTCAGTGGTGTTTGGGTTCTTCAACAACACACAGAGGGTTATAAGCAAGTTCCGCCATGGTGACGAGAGACAGTCGTGTGGTATGCTGGACATGACCCTGGCCAGCATGTTGACAGGGCTGATGTCAGTGGGACTCGGAGCTCCGGTCGACTTAGTTAAGATAAGACTGCAGATGCAGACTCTGCCCTGTCTAGCAG AGAACCTGGACCTCGCCGGGACGACCGGAAACGTGAACAGTAACATCGCCGTGCGCTCCATGACTCTCCAGGGCCAGCCGACCTACAGAGGGCCCATCCACTGCATCAGTTCCATACTGCGGACCGAGGGGATCCGGGGGCTTTACAGAGGAGCCGGGGCCATGGTCCTGAGAGATGTCCCTGGGTACACGCTGTACTTCATCCCCTACGCGTTGTTCCGTCGCTGGCTATCCCCTGAAGGGAGGTCATCACCTCATCCCTGTACTGTATGGGTGTCTGGAGGACTGGCAG GTTCTATCTCGTGGGTCACGGCTACTCCAGCAGACGTGTTCTATCTCGTGGGTCACGGCTACTCCAGCAGACGTGTTCTATCTCGTGGGTCACGGCTACTCCAGCAGACGT GTTCTATCTCGTGGGTCACGGCTACTCCAGCAGACGTGTTCTATCTCGTGGGTCACGGCTACTCCAGCAGACGTGTTCTATCTCGTGGGTCACGGCTACTCCAGCAGACGTGTTTCTGTCTACAG GTTCTATCTCGTGGGTCACGGCTACTCCAGCAGACGTGTTCTATCTCGTGGGTCACGGCTACTCCAGCAGACGTGTTTCTGTCTACAGGTTCTATCTCGTGGGTCACGGCTACTCCAGCTGACGTGTTTCTGTCTACAGGTTCTATCTCGTGGGTCACGGCTACTCCAGCTGACGTGTTTCTGTCTACAGGTTCTATCTCGTGGGTCACGGCTACTCCAGCAGACGTGGTGAAGAGCAGACTACAGGCTGACGCTCTCCACGCTAGGAAATACAGAGGGATTGTCCACTGCGTTGTTCAGAGCTACAAGACCGAGGGGATACAT GTGTTTTTCCGCGGAGCGTCCGTGAACGCTGTCCGAGGCTTCCCAATGAGTGCCACCATGTTTCTGGGCTACGAACTCTCTCTGCAGTTCTTCAGGGGTCTCTAG
- the LOC118378171 gene encoding solute carrier family 25 member 48-like isoform X1, whose protein sequence is MNCFHLDDFLAGWIGGASSVIVGHPLDTVKTRLQAGKGYKNTLHCVLQIYRKETIAGFFKGLSFPLASITVYNSVVFGFFNNTQRVISKFRHGDERQSCGMLDMTLASMLTGLMSVGLGAPVDLVKIRLQMQTLPCLAENLDLAGTTGNVNSNIAVRSMTLQGQPTYRGPIHCISSILRTEGIRGLYRGAGAMVLRDVPGYTLYFIPYALFRRWLSPEGRSSPHPCTVWVSGGLAGSISWVTATPADVFYLVGHGYSSRRVLSRGSRLLQQTCSISWVTATPADVFYLVGHGYSSRRVLSRGSRLLQQTCFCLQVLSRGSRLLQQTCFCLQVLSRGSRLLQQTCSISWVTATPADVFLSTGSISWVTATPADVFLSTGSISWVTATPADVFLSTGSISWVTATPADVVKSRLQADALHARKYRGIVHCVVQSYKTEGIHVFFRGASVNAVRGFPMSATMFLGYELSLQFFRGL, encoded by the exons GAGCTTCCAGTGTTATTGTGGGTCATCCTCTGGACACAGTCAAG ACTCGTTTACAAGCTGGGAAAGGATACAAGAACACCCTTCACTGTGTCCTCCAAATCTACAGAAAGGAAACG ATTGCTGGCTTCTTCAAGGGTCTCTCCTTCCCGCTGGCCAGCATCACTGTGTATAACTCAGTGGTGTTTGGGTTCTTCAACAACACACAGAGGGTTATAAGCAAGTTCCGCCATGGTGACGAGAGACAGTCGTGTGGTATGCTGGACATGACCCTGGCCAGCATGTTGACAGGGCTGATGTCAGTGGGACTCGGAGCTCCGGTCGACTTAGTTAAGATAAGACTGCAGATGCAGACTCTGCCCTGTCTAGCAG AGAACCTGGACCTCGCCGGGACGACCGGAAACGTGAACAGTAACATCGCCGTGCGCTCCATGACTCTCCAGGGCCAGCCGACCTACAGAGGGCCCATCCACTGCATCAGTTCCATACTGCGGACCGAGGGGATCCGGGGGCTTTACAGAGGAGCCGGGGCCATGGTCCTGAGAGATGTCCCTGGGTACACGCTGTACTTCATCCCCTACGCGTTGTTCCGTCGCTGGCTATCCCCTGAAGGGAGGTCATCACCTCATCCCTGTACTGTATGGGTGTCTGGAGGACTGGCAG GTTCTATCTCGTGGGTCACGGCTACTCCAGCAGACGTGTTCTATCTCGTGGGTCACGGCTACTCCAGCAGACGTGTTCTATCTCGTGGGTCACGGCTACTCCAGCAGACGT GTTCTATCTCGTGGGTCACGGCTACTCCAGCAGACGTGTTCTATCTCGTGGGTCACGGCTACTCCAGCAGACGTGTTCTATCTCGTGGGTCACGGCTACTCCAGCAGACGTGTTTCTGTCTACAGGTTCTATCTCGTGGGTCACGGCTACTCCAGCAGACGTGTTTCTGTCTACAG GTTCTATCTCGTGGGTCACGGCTACTCCAGCAGACGTGTTCTATCTCGTGGGTCACGGCTACTCCAGCAGACGTGTTTCTGTCTACAGGTTCTATCTCGTGGGTCACGGCTACTCCAGCTGACGTGTTTCTGTCTACAGGTTCTATCTCGTGGGTCACGGCTACTCCAGCTGACGTGTTTCTGTCTACAGGTTCTATCTCGTGGGTCACGGCTACTCCAGCAGACGTGGTGAAGAGCAGACTACAGGCTGACGCTCTCCACGCTAGGAAATACAGAGGGATTGTCCACTGCGTTGTTCAGAGCTACAAGACCGAGGGGATACAT GTGTTTTTCCGCGGAGCGTCCGTGAACGCTGTCCGAGGCTTCCCAATGAGTGCCACCATGTTTCTGGGCTACGAACTCTCTCTGCAGTTCTTCAGGGGTCTCTAG
- the LOC118378171 gene encoding solute carrier family 25 member 48-like isoform X24, whose translation MNCFHLDDFLAGWIGGASSVIVGHPLDTVKTRLQAGKGYKNTLHCVLQIYRKETIAGFFKGLSFPLASITVYNSVVFGFFNNTQRVISKFRHGDERQSCGMLDMTLASMLTGLMSVGLGAPVDLVKIRLQMQTLPCLAENLDLAGTTGNVNSNIAVRSMTLQGQPTYRGPIHCISSILRTEGIRGLYRGAGAMVLRDVPGYTLYFIPYALFRRWLSPEGRSSPHPCTVWVSGGLAGSISWVTATPADVFYLVGHGYSSRRVLSRGSRLLQQTCSISWVTATPADVFYLVGHGYSSRRVLSRGSRLLQQTCFCLQVLSRGSRLLQLTCSISWVTATPADVVKSRLQADALHARKYRGIVHCVVQSYKTEGIHVFFRGASVNAVRGFPMSATMFLGYELSLQFFRGL comes from the exons GAGCTTCCAGTGTTATTGTGGGTCATCCTCTGGACACAGTCAAG ACTCGTTTACAAGCTGGGAAAGGATACAAGAACACCCTTCACTGTGTCCTCCAAATCTACAGAAAGGAAACG ATTGCTGGCTTCTTCAAGGGTCTCTCCTTCCCGCTGGCCAGCATCACTGTGTATAACTCAGTGGTGTTTGGGTTCTTCAACAACACACAGAGGGTTATAAGCAAGTTCCGCCATGGTGACGAGAGACAGTCGTGTGGTATGCTGGACATGACCCTGGCCAGCATGTTGACAGGGCTGATGTCAGTGGGACTCGGAGCTCCGGTCGACTTAGTTAAGATAAGACTGCAGATGCAGACTCTGCCCTGTCTAGCAG AGAACCTGGACCTCGCCGGGACGACCGGAAACGTGAACAGTAACATCGCCGTGCGCTCCATGACTCTCCAGGGCCAGCCGACCTACAGAGGGCCCATCCACTGCATCAGTTCCATACTGCGGACCGAGGGGATCCGGGGGCTTTACAGAGGAGCCGGGGCCATGGTCCTGAGAGATGTCCCTGGGTACACGCTGTACTTCATCCCCTACGCGTTGTTCCGTCGCTGGCTATCCCCTGAAGGGAGGTCATCACCTCATCCCTGTACTGTATGGGTGTCTGGAGGACTGGCAG GTTCTATCTCGTGGGTCACGGCTACTCCAGCAGACGTGTTCTATCTCGTGGGTCACGGCTACTCCAGCAGACGT GTTCTATCTCGTGGGTCACGGCTACTCCAGCAGACGTGTTCTATCTCGTGGGTCACGGCTACTCCAGCAGACGT GTTCTATCTCGTGGGTCACGGCTACTCCAGCAGACGTGTTCTATCTCGTGGGTCACGGCTACTCCAGCAGACGTGTTTCTGTCTACAGGTTCTATCTCGTGGGTCACGGCTACTCCAGCTGACGT GTTCTATCTCGTGGGTCACGGCTACTCCAGCAGACGTGGTGAAGAGCAGACTACAGGCTGACGCTCTCCACGCTAGGAAATACAGAGGGATTGTCCACTGCGTTGTTCAGAGCTACAAGACCGAGGGGATACAT GTGTTTTTCCGCGGAGCGTCCGTGAACGCTGTCCGAGGCTTCCCAATGAGTGCCACCATGTTTCTGGGCTACGAACTCTCTCTGCAGTTCTTCAGGGGTCTCTAG
- the LOC118378171 gene encoding solute carrier family 25 member 48-like isoform X15: protein MNCFHLDDFLAGWIGGASSVIVGHPLDTVKTRLQAGKGYKNTLHCVLQIYRKETIAGFFKGLSFPLASITVYNSVVFGFFNNTQRVISKFRHGDERQSCGMLDMTLASMLTGLMSVGLGAPVDLVKIRLQMQTLPCLAENLDLAGTTGNVNSNIAVRSMTLQGQPTYRGPIHCISSILRTEGIRGLYRGAGAMVLRDVPGYTLYFIPYALFRRWLSPEGRSSPHPCTVWVSGGLAGSISWVTATPADVFYLVGHGYSSRRVLSRGSRLLQQTCFCLQVLSRGSRLLQQTCSISWVTATPADVFLSTGSISWVTATPADVFLSTGSISWVTATPADVFLSTGSISWVTATPADVVKSRLQADALHARKYRGIVHCVVQSYKTEGIHVFFRGASVNAVRGFPMSATMFLGYELSLQFFRGL, encoded by the exons GAGCTTCCAGTGTTATTGTGGGTCATCCTCTGGACACAGTCAAG ACTCGTTTACAAGCTGGGAAAGGATACAAGAACACCCTTCACTGTGTCCTCCAAATCTACAGAAAGGAAACG ATTGCTGGCTTCTTCAAGGGTCTCTCCTTCCCGCTGGCCAGCATCACTGTGTATAACTCAGTGGTGTTTGGGTTCTTCAACAACACACAGAGGGTTATAAGCAAGTTCCGCCATGGTGACGAGAGACAGTCGTGTGGTATGCTGGACATGACCCTGGCCAGCATGTTGACAGGGCTGATGTCAGTGGGACTCGGAGCTCCGGTCGACTTAGTTAAGATAAGACTGCAGATGCAGACTCTGCCCTGTCTAGCAG AGAACCTGGACCTCGCCGGGACGACCGGAAACGTGAACAGTAACATCGCCGTGCGCTCCATGACTCTCCAGGGCCAGCCGACCTACAGAGGGCCCATCCACTGCATCAGTTCCATACTGCGGACCGAGGGGATCCGGGGGCTTTACAGAGGAGCCGGGGCCATGGTCCTGAGAGATGTCCCTGGGTACACGCTGTACTTCATCCCCTACGCGTTGTTCCGTCGCTGGCTATCCCCTGAAGGGAGGTCATCACCTCATCCCTGTACTGTATGGGTGTCTGGAGGACTGGCAG GTTCTATCTCGTGGGTCACGGCTACTCCAGCAGACGTGTTCTATCTCGTGGGTCACGGCTACTCCAGCAGACGTGTTCTATCTCGTGGGTCACGGCTACTCCAGCAGACGTGTTTCTGTCTACAG GTTCTATCTCGTGGGTCACGGCTACTCCAGCAGACGTGTTCTATCTCGTGGGTCACGGCTACTCCAGCAGACGTGTTTCTGTCTACAGGTTCTATCTCGTGGGTCACGGCTACTCCAGCTGACGTGTTTCTGTCTACAGGTTCTATCTCGTGGGTCACGGCTACTCCAGCTGACGTGTTTCTGTCTACAGGTTCTATCTCGTGGGTCACGGCTACTCCAGCAGACGTGGTGAAGAGCAGACTACAGGCTGACGCTCTCCACGCTAGGAAATACAGAGGGATTGTCCACTGCGTTGTTCAGAGCTACAAGACCGAGGGGATACAT GTGTTTTTCCGCGGAGCGTCCGTGAACGCTGTCCGAGGCTTCCCAATGAGTGCCACCATGTTTCTGGGCTACGAACTCTCTCTGCAGTTCTTCAGGGGTCTCTAG
- the LOC118378171 gene encoding solute carrier family 25 member 48-like isoform X30 — translation MNCFHLDDFLAGWIGGASSVIVGHPLDTVKTRLQAGKGYKNTLHCVLQIYRKETIAGFFKGLSFPLASITVYNSVVFGFFNNTQRVISKFRHGDERQSCGMLDMTLASMLTGLMSVGLGAPVDLVKIRLQMQTLPCLAENLDLAGTTGNVNSNIAVRSMTLQGQPTYRGPIHCISSILRTEGIRGLYRGAGAMVLRDVPGYTLYFIPYALFRRWLSPEGRSSPHPCTVWVSGGLAGSISWVTATPADVFYLVGHGYSSRRVLSRGSRLLQQTCFCLQVLSRGSRLLQLTCSISWVTATPADVFLSTGSISWVTATPADVFLSTGSISWVTATPADVVKSRLQADALHARKYRGIVHCVVQSYKTEGIHVFFRGASVNAVRGFPMSATMFLGYELSLQFFRGL, via the exons GAGCTTCCAGTGTTATTGTGGGTCATCCTCTGGACACAGTCAAG ACTCGTTTACAAGCTGGGAAAGGATACAAGAACACCCTTCACTGTGTCCTCCAAATCTACAGAAAGGAAACG ATTGCTGGCTTCTTCAAGGGTCTCTCCTTCCCGCTGGCCAGCATCACTGTGTATAACTCAGTGGTGTTTGGGTTCTTCAACAACACACAGAGGGTTATAAGCAAGTTCCGCCATGGTGACGAGAGACAGTCGTGTGGTATGCTGGACATGACCCTGGCCAGCATGTTGACAGGGCTGATGTCAGTGGGACTCGGAGCTCCGGTCGACTTAGTTAAGATAAGACTGCAGATGCAGACTCTGCCCTGTCTAGCAG AGAACCTGGACCTCGCCGGGACGACCGGAAACGTGAACAGTAACATCGCCGTGCGCTCCATGACTCTCCAGGGCCAGCCGACCTACAGAGGGCCCATCCACTGCATCAGTTCCATACTGCGGACCGAGGGGATCCGGGGGCTTTACAGAGGAGCCGGGGCCATGGTCCTGAGAGATGTCCCTGGGTACACGCTGTACTTCATCCCCTACGCGTTGTTCCGTCGCTGGCTATCCCCTGAAGGGAGGTCATCACCTCATCCCTGTACTGTATGGGTGTCTGGAGGACTGGCAG GTTCTATCTCGTGGGTCACGGCTACTCCAGCAGACGTGTTCTATCTCGTGGGTCACGGCTACTCCAGCAGACGT GTTCTATCTCGTGGGTCACGGCTACTCCAGCAGACGTGTTTCTGTCTACAGGTTCTATCTCGTGGGTCACGGCTACTCCAGCTGACGT GTTCTATCTCGTGGGTCACGGCTACTCCAGCTGACGTGTTTCTGTCTACAGGTTCTATCTCGTGGGTCACGGCTACTCCAGCTGACGTGTTTCTGTCTACAGGTTCTATCTCGTGGGTCACGGCTACTCCAGCAGACGTGGTGAAGAGCAGACTACAGGCTGACGCTCTCCACGCTAGGAAATACAGAGGGATTGTCCACTGCGTTGTTCAGAGCTACAAGACCGAGGGGATACAT GTGTTTTTCCGCGGAGCGTCCGTGAACGCTGTCCGAGGCTTCCCAATGAGTGCCACCATGTTTCTGGGCTACGAACTCTCTCTGCAGTTCTTCAGGGGTCTCTAG
- the LOC118378171 gene encoding solute carrier family 25 member 48-like isoform X10 yields the protein MNCFHLDDFLAGWIGGASSVIVGHPLDTVKTRLQAGKGYKNTLHCVLQIYRKETIAGFFKGLSFPLASITVYNSVVFGFFNNTQRVISKFRHGDERQSCGMLDMTLASMLTGLMSVGLGAPVDLVKIRLQMQTLPCLAENLDLAGTTGNVNSNIAVRSMTLQGQPTYRGPIHCISSILRTEGIRGLYRGAGAMVLRDVPGYTLYFIPYALFRRWLSPEGRSSPHPCTVWVSGGLAGSISWVTATPADVFYLVGHGYSSRRVLSRGSRLLQQTCSISWVTATPADVFYLVGHGYSSRRVLSRGSRLLQLTCFCLQVLSRGSRLLQQTCSISWVTATPADVFLSTGSISWVTATPADVVKSRLQADALHARKYRGIVHCVVQSYKTEGIHVFFRGASVNAVRGFPMSATMFLGYELSLQFFRGL from the exons GAGCTTCCAGTGTTATTGTGGGTCATCCTCTGGACACAGTCAAG ACTCGTTTACAAGCTGGGAAAGGATACAAGAACACCCTTCACTGTGTCCTCCAAATCTACAGAAAGGAAACG ATTGCTGGCTTCTTCAAGGGTCTCTCCTTCCCGCTGGCCAGCATCACTGTGTATAACTCAGTGGTGTTTGGGTTCTTCAACAACACACAGAGGGTTATAAGCAAGTTCCGCCATGGTGACGAGAGACAGTCGTGTGGTATGCTGGACATGACCCTGGCCAGCATGTTGACAGGGCTGATGTCAGTGGGACTCGGAGCTCCGGTCGACTTAGTTAAGATAAGACTGCAGATGCAGACTCTGCCCTGTCTAGCAG AGAACCTGGACCTCGCCGGGACGACCGGAAACGTGAACAGTAACATCGCCGTGCGCTCCATGACTCTCCAGGGCCAGCCGACCTACAGAGGGCCCATCCACTGCATCAGTTCCATACTGCGGACCGAGGGGATCCGGGGGCTTTACAGAGGAGCCGGGGCCATGGTCCTGAGAGATGTCCCTGGGTACACGCTGTACTTCATCCCCTACGCGTTGTTCCGTCGCTGGCTATCCCCTGAAGGGAGGTCATCACCTCATCCCTGTACTGTATGGGTGTCTGGAGGACTGGCAG GTTCTATCTCGTGGGTCACGGCTACTCCAGCAGACGTGTTCTATCTCGTGGGTCACGGCTACTCCAGCAGACGT GTTCTATCTCGTGGGTCACGGCTACTCCAGCAGACGTGTTCTATCTCGTGGGTCACGGCTACTCCAGCAGACGTGTTCTATCTCGTGGGTCACGGCTACTCCAGCAGACGT GTTCTATCTCGTGGGTCACGGCTACTCCAGCTGACGTGTTTCTGTCTACAGGTTCTATCTCGTGGGTCACGGCTACTCCAGCAGACGT GTTCTATCTCGTGGGTCACGGCTACTCCAGCTGACGTGTTTCTGTCTACAGGTTCTATCTCGTGGGTCACGGCTACTCCAGCAGACGTGGTGAAGAGCAGACTACAGGCTGACGCTCTCCACGCTAGGAAATACAGAGGGATTGTCCACTGCGTTGTTCAGAGCTACAAGACCGAGGGGATACAT GTGTTTTTCCGCGGAGCGTCCGTGAACGCTGTCCGAGGCTTCCCAATGAGTGCCACCATGTTTCTGGGCTACGAACTCTCTCTGCAGTTCTTCAGGGGTCTCTAG
- the LOC118378171 gene encoding solute carrier family 25 member 48-like isoform X7 yields MNCFHLDDFLAGWIGGASSVIVGHPLDTVKTRLQAGKGYKNTLHCVLQIYRKETIAGFFKGLSFPLASITVYNSVVFGFFNNTQRVISKFRHGDERQSCGMLDMTLASMLTGLMSVGLGAPVDLVKIRLQMQTLPCLAENLDLAGTTGNVNSNIAVRSMTLQGQPTYRGPIHCISSILRTEGIRGLYRGAGAMVLRDVPGYTLYFIPYALFRRWLSPEGRSSPHPCTVWVSGGLAGSISWVTATPADVFYLVGHGYSSRRVLSRGSRLLQQTCSISWVTATPADVFYLVGHGYSSRRVLSRGSRLLQQTCSISWVTATPADVFLSTGSISWVTATPADVFLSTGSISWVTATPADVFLSTGSISWVTATPADVVKSRLQADALHARKYRGIVHCVVQSYKTEGIHVFFRGASVNAVRGFPMSATMFLGYELSLQFFRGL; encoded by the exons GAGCTTCCAGTGTTATTGTGGGTCATCCTCTGGACACAGTCAAG ACTCGTTTACAAGCTGGGAAAGGATACAAGAACACCCTTCACTGTGTCCTCCAAATCTACAGAAAGGAAACG ATTGCTGGCTTCTTCAAGGGTCTCTCCTTCCCGCTGGCCAGCATCACTGTGTATAACTCAGTGGTGTTTGGGTTCTTCAACAACACACAGAGGGTTATAAGCAAGTTCCGCCATGGTGACGAGAGACAGTCGTGTGGTATGCTGGACATGACCCTGGCCAGCATGTTGACAGGGCTGATGTCAGTGGGACTCGGAGCTCCGGTCGACTTAGTTAAGATAAGACTGCAGATGCAGACTCTGCCCTGTCTAGCAG AGAACCTGGACCTCGCCGGGACGACCGGAAACGTGAACAGTAACATCGCCGTGCGCTCCATGACTCTCCAGGGCCAGCCGACCTACAGAGGGCCCATCCACTGCATCAGTTCCATACTGCGGACCGAGGGGATCCGGGGGCTTTACAGAGGAGCCGGGGCCATGGTCCTGAGAGATGTCCCTGGGTACACGCTGTACTTCATCCCCTACGCGTTGTTCCGTCGCTGGCTATCCCCTGAAGGGAGGTCATCACCTCATCCCTGTACTGTATGGGTGTCTGGAGGACTGGCAG GTTCTATCTCGTGGGTCACGGCTACTCCAGCAGACGTGTTCTATCTCGTGGGTCACGGCTACTCCAGCAGACGT GTTCTATCTCGTGGGTCACGGCTACTCCAGCAGACGTGTTCTATCTCGTGGGTCACGGCTACTCCAGCAGACGTGTTCTATCTCGTGGGTCACGGCTACTCCAGCAGACGT GTTCTATCTCGTGGGTCACGGCTACTCCAGCAGACGTGTTCTATCTCGTGGGTCACGGCTACTCCAGCAGACGTGTTTCTGTCTACAGGTTCTATCTCGTGGGTCACGGCTACTCCAGCTGACGTGTTTCTGTCTACAGGTTCTATCTCGTGGGTCACGGCTACTCCAGCTGACGTGTTTCTGTCTACAGGTTCTATCTCGTGGGTCACGGCTACTCCAGCAGACGTGGTGAAGAGCAGACTACAGGCTGACGCTCTCCACGCTAGGAAATACAGAGGGATTGTCCACTGCGTTGTTCAGAGCTACAAGACCGAGGGGATACAT GTGTTTTTCCGCGGAGCGTCCGTGAACGCTGTCCGAGGCTTCCCAATGAGTGCCACCATGTTTCTGGGCTACGAACTCTCTCTGCAGTTCTTCAGGGGTCTCTAG